A single Aggregatilinea lenta DNA region contains:
- a CDS encoding class II fructose-bisphosphate aldolase: MTVITRRDEALRYTQLFRDRGASMAIFCTAAHWNTEAILLAAQRIAEKYNLSEVPLAVAMTFTYPYMPQAARITSSGDPRAGFISNMEHLKALCDGPDAPYSRVVVLPHLDHADPKRDRWALTEGLPYLATVMFDAQKYPLEDNLVWTAEYVQTYGDQVLVEGIIEQLSVSGGRSQAVQRDSYVEKAVDYMAHTGVDLLVADLGTEQQSDAVGGVRYLAERAQALTASLGDARLVLHGTSSLTPDQMTGLAGDGVIRVNMWTRIVREAGQYAAQKLIERQDAIARGEFEAAESRQYLADSIEAAAGIMVEVMELLGYPQLGT; this comes from the coding sequence ATGACCGTGATTACACGACGCGATGAAGCGCTCCGTTACACGCAGTTGTTCCGCGACCGGGGTGCGAGCATGGCGATCTTCTGCACCGCCGCGCACTGGAACACCGAGGCGATACTACTGGCCGCCCAGCGCATCGCGGAGAAATACAACCTCAGCGAAGTGCCCCTGGCCGTCGCCATGACCTTCACCTACCCCTACATGCCCCAGGCTGCACGCATCACCTCCAGCGGCGATCCGCGCGCCGGATTCATCTCCAACATGGAACACCTCAAGGCGCTGTGCGACGGGCCGGACGCGCCCTATTCGCGCGTCGTGGTGCTGCCGCATCTCGATCACGCCGATCCCAAGCGTGATCGCTGGGCGCTGACCGAGGGCCTGCCCTACCTGGCGACGGTCATGTTCGACGCGCAGAAGTACCCGCTGGAAGACAACCTCGTGTGGACGGCGGAATACGTGCAGACCTACGGCGATCAGGTGCTGGTCGAGGGCATCATCGAGCAGTTGAGCGTGTCTGGCGGGCGGTCGCAGGCCGTTCAGCGCGATTCGTACGTGGAAAAAGCGGTCGATTACATGGCGCACACGGGCGTCGATCTGCTGGTGGCCGACCTGGGCACCGAGCAGCAGTCGGACGCGGTCGGCGGCGTGCGCTATCTGGCAGAGCGCGCGCAGGCGCTCACCGCCAGCCTGGGCGACGCGCGGCTGGTGCTGCACGGCACATCGAGCCTGACGCCGGACCAGATGACCGGGCTGGCCGGGGACGGCGTGATCCGCGTGAATATGTGGACGCGCATCGTGCGCGAGGCGGGGCAGTACGCCGCTCAAAAGCTGATCGAGCGGCAGGACGCCATCGCGCGCGGTGAGTTCGAGGCTGCCGAGTCGCGCCAATATCTGGCCGATTCCATCGAAGCGGCAGCCGGTATTATGGTCGAAGTAATGGAGCTGTTGGGGTATCCGCAGTTGGGCACGTAA
- a CDS encoding PadR family transcriptional regulator, protein METLQEHLPLSESTFFILLSLAQEPRHGYAILKDVEALSHQRVTLSTGTLYGALSRLLDQGWVMRLDEDEPEESGRPRKRYRLSDLGQRILQAETGRLERVAAVARFRLEGTTL, encoded by the coding sequence ATGGAGACACTTCAGGAACACTTGCCTCTGTCCGAATCGACGTTCTTTATTCTGCTCAGCCTCGCCCAGGAACCCCGGCACGGGTACGCTATCCTGAAGGACGTCGAGGCGCTCAGCCACCAGCGCGTCACTTTGAGCACTGGCACGCTCTACGGCGCGCTCAGCCGCCTGCTCGATCAGGGCTGGGTGATGCGGTTGGATGAGGACGAGCCGGAAGAATCGGGCCGCCCGCGCAAGCGTTACCGGCTCAGCGATCTGGGCCAGCGCATTTTGCAGGCGGAAACAGGGCGTCTGGAACGGGTAGCGGCGGTGGCACGCTTCCGCCTGGAAGGAACAACCTTATGA